A genomic stretch from Cloacibacterium caeni includes:
- a CDS encoding GNAT family N-acetyltransferase has product MITKATIKDIPLIQDLAEKSWRSHYPGIISPEQIDFMLDLMYSEEEITSQFNNPNYHYCLLGDAENFYGIMGFENHYEQNTTKLHRIYITEDGKGKGLGKEAIQFLKNQILEVGDQRIILAVNKQNPSYHFYLSQGFKVYEEGVFDIGNGFVMDDYLMEWNA; this is encoded by the coding sequence ATGATTACAAAAGCCACAATAAAAGACATTCCTTTAATTCAAGATTTAGCAGAAAAATCTTGGAGAAGTCACTATCCGGGAATTATTTCTCCTGAACAAATAGATTTCATGCTGGATTTAATGTATTCGGAAGAAGAAATCACCAGTCAATTTAATAATCCCAATTATCATTATTGTCTTTTGGGTGATGCAGAAAATTTCTATGGAATTATGGGCTTCGAAAATCATTATGAACAAAACACTACTAAACTCCATAGAATCTACATTACCGAAGATGGAAAAGGAAAAGGTCTAGGAAAAGAAGCCATTCAGTTTCTTAAAAATCAAATTCTAGAAGTGGGCGACCAAAGAATTATCCTTGCCGTAAATAAGCAAAATCCATCTTATCATTTTTATCTTTCTCAAGGCTTCAAAGTCTATGAAGAAGGTGTTTTTGACATTGGAAATGGCTTCGTGATGGATGATTACTTGATGGAATGGAATGCATAA
- a CDS encoding 5'-nucleotidase C-terminal domain-containing protein gives MKNKIWLLAIVALTASACRAPLQVAQVQPQKNTSITSEIAENQNFVSVIAPYKVELEKKMNSKISYTSVDLNKSGDNSNLGNLLADFTYEGAEEWGEKNDIDVDAAVINIGGIRSTIGAGDILTKHVFEVMPFENEVVIVKMKGSDLRGLFQYYLETQKNNPVSHLYIETENGKINQALIDGENVEDEKVYYIATSDYLALGGDNMKFFSKGELISTGIKLRDLFLEYFKKNPEVKANTDIRLNFKGKN, from the coding sequence ATGAAAAATAAAATTTGGTTGTTGGCCATCGTTGCGCTTACTGCTTCTGCATGCAGAGCTCCGCTTCAAGTGGCTCAAGTTCAACCGCAGAAAAATACTTCTATCACTTCTGAAATTGCAGAAAATCAGAATTTTGTTTCCGTTATTGCTCCTTACAAAGTAGAGTTGGAGAAAAAAATGAATTCTAAAATTTCTTACACTTCTGTAGACCTTAATAAATCGGGAGACAATTCTAATTTAGGGAACCTTTTGGCAGATTTCACTTATGAAGGAGCAGAAGAATGGGGCGAAAAAAATGATATTGATGTAGATGCTGCGGTAATTAACATCGGTGGAATTCGTTCTACGATTGGAGCAGGAGATATTTTGACCAAACATGTTTTTGAAGTAATGCCTTTTGAAAACGAAGTGGTAATCGTAAAAATGAAAGGGAGTGATTTAAGAGGTTTATTTCAATATTATCTAGAAACACAGAAAAATAACCCTGTTTCTCATCTTTACATCGAAACAGAAAACGGTAAAATCAATCAAGCCTTAATCGATGGCGAAAATGTAGAAGATGAAAAGGTGTATTACATTGCTACGTCTGATTATCTTGCTTTGGGTGGTGATAATATGAAGTTTTTCAGCAAAGGAGAATTGATTTCTACAGGAATTAAATTAAGAGATTTATTTTTAGAATATTTCAAGAAAAATCCAGAAGTAAAAGCTAATACAGATATTCGTTTAAATTTTAAAGGGAAAAACTAA
- a CDS encoding bifunctional metallophosphatase/5'-nucleotidase, with amino-acid sequence MNRKEFLRTVGGGTLALSLAPNLVFASQKSILDKNAAYKLTVLHTNDQHSRIEPFDSSYSRNPNQGGFARRATLIQQIRSQEKNVLLLDAGDIFQGTPYFNFYGGELEFKLMSMMGYDAATMGNHDFDNGLEGFLKALPNAKFPFITSNYDFSNTILDGKTEKYKIFKKDGIKVGLFGVGIELDGLVGKKQYQETKYLNPVEIAQHYADFLRKEKGCDLVICLSHIGFDYRDDADKISDKKLAAQTDNIDLILGGHTHTFLPEPQSFTNKSGKNVLVNQVGWAGLLLGRIDFYFDKNKSLQNISWNNQVIDDSILG; translated from the coding sequence ATGAACAGAAAAGAATTTTTAAGAACAGTAGGAGGCGGAACATTAGCACTTTCTTTAGCGCCTAATTTAGTTTTTGCCAGTCAAAAAAGTATTCTTGATAAAAATGCGGCTTATAAATTGACCGTTTTACATACCAATGACCAACACAGTAGAATAGAACCTTTTGATTCTAGTTATTCTAGAAATCCTAATCAAGGAGGTTTTGCAAGACGTGCTACTTTAATTCAGCAGATTAGAAGCCAAGAAAAAAATGTTCTTTTGTTAGATGCAGGTGACATTTTTCAAGGAACACCATATTTTAATTTTTATGGAGGCGAACTAGAATTTAAATTAATGTCTATGATGGGTTATGATGCTGCAACTATGGGAAATCATGATTTCGATAATGGTTTAGAGGGCTTCTTGAAGGCTTTACCAAATGCTAAATTCCCTTTTATCACTTCTAATTATGATTTCAGCAATACCATTCTTGATGGAAAAACCGAAAAATATAAAATCTTCAAAAAAGATGGAATTAAAGTAGGACTTTTCGGAGTGGGAATAGAGTTAGATGGATTGGTGGGCAAGAAACAATATCAGGAAACTAAGTATTTAAACCCAGTAGAAATCGCACAGCATTATGCAGATTTTCTGAGAAAAGAAAAAGGTTGTGATTTGGTAATTTGTCTATCACATATTGGTTTTGATTACAGAGATGATGCTGATAAAATTTCTGACAAAAAATTAGCAGCTCAAACGGATAATATTGATTTAATTTTAGGAGGTCACACTCATACTTTTTTACCAGAACCACAATCTTTTACCAATAAAAGTGGCAAAAACGTTTTGGTGAATCAAGTAGGTTGGGCTGGATTGCTTTTAGGAAGAATAGATTTTTATTTTGACAAAAATAAGAGCTTACAAAATATTTCATGGAATAATCAAGTTATAGATGATAGCATTTTAGGTTAA
- the dapA gene encoding 4-hydroxy-tetrahydrodipicolinate synthase, with product MSNLKGVGVALVTPFNEDLSVDFDSLTRLVEYNIENGTNYLVVLGTTAEAATLSAAEKQEVIKHVIKINNKRLPLVLGIGGNNTLEVKKQIEEADLTDFDAVLSVSPYYNKPNQEGLYQHYKMLASTGKQIIIYNVPGRTGQNIEASTTLRLANEFPNLFMIKEAAPNILQYFDILRKKPANFSLVSGDDEYTLPVTLAGGDGVISVIGQGYPKEFSTMVQLAFEGKVKEAYEIHNKLVEITRLIFAEGNPCGIKTVLAEKGIIKNYLRLPLVVASEGLQAKIKAEMAKI from the coding sequence ATGAGTAACTTAAAAGGAGTAGGTGTAGCATTAGTAACACCTTTCAACGAAGATTTATCAGTAGATTTTGATTCGCTAACGAGATTAGTAGAATACAACATCGAAAATGGCACCAATTATTTAGTAGTTCTAGGAACCACAGCAGAAGCTGCTACTCTTTCTGCAGCAGAAAAACAAGAAGTTATAAAACACGTTATAAAGATTAATAATAAACGTTTACCATTGGTTTTAGGAATCGGTGGAAACAATACTCTAGAAGTTAAAAAACAAATTGAAGAAGCAGATTTAACTGATTTCGATGCGGTTCTATCAGTATCTCCTTACTATAACAAACCCAACCAAGAAGGACTTTATCAGCATTATAAAATGCTAGCTTCTACAGGAAAACAAATCATTATTTACAACGTTCCAGGAAGAACTGGTCAAAACATAGAAGCTTCTACCACATTGCGTTTAGCAAATGAATTCCCTAATCTTTTTATGATTAAAGAAGCTGCACCAAACATCTTACAATATTTTGACATTTTAAGAAAAAAACCTGCAAATTTCTCTTTAGTTTCTGGAGATGATGAATATACGCTTCCAGTAACTTTAGCTGGTGGAGACGGTGTAATTTCTGTAATTGGACAAGGTTATCCTAAGGAATTTTCTACGATGGTACAACTTGCTTTCGAAGGAAAAGTAAAAGAAGCTTATGAAATTCATAACAAATTAGTAGAAATCACCAGACTTATTTTTGCTGAAGGAAATCCTTGCGGAATTAAAACCGTTTTAGCAGAGAAAGGAATCATCAAAAACTACTTAAGATTGCCTCTAGTTGTTGCTTCTGAAGGTTTACAAGCCAAAATAAAAGCAGAAATGGCAAAAATTTAA